One part of the Clostridium thermosuccinogenes genome encodes these proteins:
- a CDS encoding aminotransferase class IV: MTDNAGKICLLNDETKPADEINDVGVQKDRVVYEVIRIIDGVPLFMEDHYLRMKNSLSMLGMELKTHQKDMSLQVRKVASLNNQKNCNVKITIFEEDGRQNCLMYVSKSYYPVKEEIEKGVKVALMHWERNNPNAKVVNNAYKEKARQTIEENNVFEVLLVSGQGKITEGSRSNVFFVRGNKVFTAPDEYVLKGVTRKYIIDACRKSGFEVIETLISVDSLNEIEGMFISGTSIKVLPVSDVDGKTFASSTHPTITTIRDQYDCIVKDYIRRNI, translated from the coding sequence ATGACTGACAATGCAGGAAAAATTTGTTTATTAAATGATGAAACGAAACCAGCAGATGAAATCAATGATGTTGGAGTTCAAAAAGACAGAGTTGTTTATGAAGTCATACGAATAATAGATGGCGTGCCTCTGTTTATGGAAGACCATTATTTACGCATGAAGAATTCTTTAAGCATGCTGGGCATGGAGTTAAAAACCCATCAGAAGGATATGAGCTTGCAGGTTAGAAAGGTTGCAAGCTTGAACAACCAGAAGAACTGCAACGTCAAGATTACAATATTTGAGGAAGATGGCAGGCAGAATTGCCTTATGTATGTCAGCAAGAGTTATTACCCTGTAAAGGAAGAGATTGAGAAGGGTGTAAAGGTTGCCTTGATGCATTGGGAGAGGAATAACCCCAATGCAAAAGTAGTAAACAACGCTTACAAGGAAAAGGCAAGGCAGACAATAGAAGAAAACAATGTGTTTGAAGTGCTTCTGGTAAGCGGACAGGGCAAGATAACGGAAGGCAGCAGATCAAACGTATTTTTTGTCAGGGGGAACAAGGTGTTTACAGCCCCGGATGAATATGTGCTGAAAGGCGTTACGAGAAAATACATAATTGATGCCTGCAGGAAATCCGGTTTTGAGGTGATAGAAACCCTCATAAGTGTGGATTCCCTTAATGAGATTGAAGGCATGTTTATTTCGGGAACTTCAATAAAAGTGCTCCCTGTATCCGATGTTGACGGTAAAACGTTTGCCTCCAGCACCCATCCAACAATTACTACGATACGCGATCAGTATGATTGTATAGTCAAGGACTATATAAGAAGAAATATATAA
- a CDS encoding alpha-mannosidase — protein sequence MLTQLLAEIKDRSTNYWAGRILSQLEYADKLSMVKEGKYDQLISSVCSFIKERYEADGTITSKTALEAEGMLKEMAEEAKKYKMLCAAHAHIDMNWMWSYDETVSITIETFRTMLDLMNEYPDFKFSQSQASVYKIVETHDPEMLEEIKMRVKEGRWEVTASTWVENDKNIPNGESLSRHILYTKRYLSELLDIEPDRLNIDFEPDTFGHSVNVPEVLTKGNVKYYYHCRGYDGHVVYRWVAPSGASVIVYREPLWYNGHIDPSMVMYIPEFCTSNGIDVMMKVYGVGDHGGGPTRRDIERIMDMDTWPVFPQIKFGTFGEFFSVLEANSSKLPVVNGELNFVFDGCYTSQSRIKRGNRRSEVMLNEAELFNSMSSLNLGTKYPAESFNKAWQNVLFNHFHDIIPGSGVVDTREHAMGLYQEALAVANTSRTDALRKISRNIDTSKLIVKEEVIKETVSEGAGVGFDVSKGKISQTGRGSGKTRIFHFFNPSMHDREEVTELIVWDWDGDIQRISFKDSEGEATLHQVVSKGFNHYWGHSYIKLLVNVKVPACGYSTYVMTETQDRVALSFPRDPRVQRPYENVMENDKIRVTFDTRNGIITSIIDKASGEELIDASRKGCMFRLIEEEAGRSGTAWVVGRYMNVTPLDRDVTLKKADCSKGNLRQSICYEVQFMNSKMEVEVWLDKDSSFVNYRVKCDWRELGVPGKLVQQLSFYVPTVFKGESYRYDVPFGAIDRHGMNIDVPANSWAACRRSDSGKKTLMLVTDSKNGFRCVDQSASVTLIRSTFDPDPYPEVGLHEFAFAIGVVDNSASNRELIDLAYDYNHPFSVLSGRAHDGHMSLCGSFISLREGSIAVSAVKKPEAASGNSIVVRVYETDGIRGKAALSFAQKPVKAYFVDINEVRIDNDELSVTIENNKVTFDMAPYSVANLVVEF from the coding sequence ATGCTTACACAATTATTGGCTGAGATCAAGGACAGAAGCACCAACTACTGGGCCGGCAGGATACTATCCCAATTGGAGTATGCAGACAAGTTATCCATGGTGAAGGAAGGGAAATACGACCAACTGATAAGCTCGGTTTGCAGCTTCATAAAGGAAAGATATGAAGCCGACGGTACAATCACATCCAAAACTGCTTTAGAAGCCGAAGGCATGTTGAAGGAAATGGCTGAGGAAGCCAAGAAGTACAAAATGTTGTGCGCCGCTCATGCTCATATCGATATGAACTGGATGTGGTCGTATGACGAGACTGTATCCATCACAATTGAGACTTTCAGGACAATGCTGGATCTCATGAACGAATACCCGGATTTCAAATTTTCCCAATCCCAGGCCTCAGTTTATAAGATCGTGGAAACCCATGATCCGGAGATGCTGGAAGAAATAAAAATGAGGGTAAAAGAAGGCCGGTGGGAAGTAACAGCATCCACTTGGGTTGAAAATGATAAAAACATACCAAATGGTGAAAGCCTTTCAAGGCACATTCTTTATACTAAAAGGTACCTGTCGGAGCTTTTGGACATCGAACCCGACAGGTTAAATATTGACTTTGAACCCGATACCTTCGGACACAGCGTAAATGTTCCGGAAGTACTGACAAAAGGTAATGTTAAATACTACTATCATTGCAGGGGATATGACGGGCACGTTGTTTACAGATGGGTTGCGCCGTCGGGAGCTTCGGTTATTGTATACAGGGAACCGCTGTGGTATAACGGCCATATTGATCCTTCCATGGTTATGTATATACCTGAATTCTGCACCAGCAACGGTATCGATGTCATGATGAAGGTTTACGGAGTGGGAGATCATGGCGGTGGACCTACCAGAAGAGACATTGAGAGAATTATGGATATGGATACCTGGCCGGTATTTCCTCAAATTAAGTTTGGGACCTTCGGGGAGTTTTTCTCCGTGCTGGAAGCTAATTCGTCAAAACTGCCTGTTGTAAACGGCGAACTGAATTTTGTGTTTGACGGCTGCTACACTAGCCAGAGCCGTATTAAAAGAGGCAACAGAAGAAGTGAAGTCATGCTTAATGAAGCTGAGCTTTTCAACAGTATGTCCTCTCTTAACTTAGGCACTAAGTATCCTGCGGAGAGCTTCAATAAAGCATGGCAGAATGTGCTTTTTAACCACTTCCATGACATAATCCCAGGTTCGGGAGTTGTAGACACAAGGGAGCATGCTATGGGCTTGTATCAGGAGGCACTGGCAGTTGCTAACACCAGCAGAACCGATGCACTCCGGAAAATTTCAAGAAATATTGACACCTCAAAGCTGATTGTGAAGGAAGAGGTAATAAAAGAGACGGTTTCCGAAGGTGCCGGAGTAGGGTTTGATGTGTCAAAAGGCAAAATAAGCCAGACTGGGCGTGGCTCGGGTAAGACCAGGATATTCCATTTCTTCAACCCATCCATGCATGACCGGGAAGAGGTAACTGAGCTCATCGTATGGGATTGGGACGGAGATATTCAGCGCATAAGCTTCAAGGATTCGGAAGGCGAAGCTACCCTTCATCAGGTAGTGAGCAAGGGCTTTAATCATTATTGGGGCCACAGCTATATAAAGCTGCTGGTAAATGTAAAGGTACCTGCCTGCGGATATTCCACATATGTCATGACCGAAACCCAGGACAGGGTTGCTCTGTCATTCCCGCGCGATCCCAGGGTGCAGAGGCCTTATGAGAATGTTATGGAGAATGATAAAATAAGAGTTACCTTTGATACCCGAAATGGCATAATTACTTCAATAATAGATAAAGCCAGCGGAGAGGAACTGATTGATGCCAGCCGGAAGGGATGCATGTTCCGCCTGATTGAAGAGGAAGCCGGCAGAAGTGGTACTGCTTGGGTTGTAGGCAGATATATGAATGTAACTCCTTTGGACAGGGATGTGACCCTCAAAAAAGCAGATTGCTCAAAGGGCAACCTGCGCCAGTCCATCTGTTATGAAGTTCAGTTTATGAACTCGAAAATGGAAGTGGAAGTATGGCTTGACAAGGACAGCTCCTTTGTAAATTACAGAGTCAAGTGCGACTGGAGGGAGCTCGGTGTTCCCGGTAAGCTTGTTCAGCAGCTGAGCTTCTACGTTCCTACAGTTTTCAAGGGTGAATCCTATAGATATGACGTACCTTTCGGAGCGATAGACAGACATGGTATGAATATTGATGTTCCTGCAAACAGCTGGGCTGCATGCCGGAGGAGCGATTCGGGCAAGAAGACGCTTATGTTGGTTACAGATTCGAAAAATGGATTTAGGTGCGTAGATCAGTCGGCATCTGTTACACTTATCAGAAGCACTTTCGATCCGGACCCATATCCGGAAGTCGGCCTCCACGAGTTTGCTTTCGCAATAGGCGTTGTTGATAATTCCGCTTCCAACAGGGAACTGATTGATCTGGCTTATGACTACAACCATCCCTTCAGTGTGCTTTCAGGCAGGGCCCATGACGGACATATGAGCCTGTGCGGCAGTTTCATATCGCTGCGGGAAGGCAGCATAGCGGTTTCCGCAGTTAAGAAGCCTGAGGCGGCATCGGGTAACAGCATTGTGGTAAGGGTGTATGAGACTGACGGAATACGGGGGAAAGCAGCATTGAGCTTTGCTCAGAAGCCTGTAAAGGCATACTTTGTTGATATAAACGAGGTTAGAATCGATAATGATGAGTTATCCGTAACCATTGAAAATAATAAGGTAACCTTTGACATGGCACCCTATAGTGTTGCAAACCTGGTCGTGGAATTTTAA
- a CDS encoding LacI family DNA-binding transcriptional regulator encodes MSKITLKTIASQLNVSNNTVSKALRGMPGVSEEMREKIIQLAQEMGYKKNVPNVGSNNSSAISISLICRKSFFDEPTFWSHVLYGIWNFSGQNNISIRTVPIDPSDENDALNMSVITGVPSHGYIVIGTIHDELLKKIISTKTPTVVVDYYSNDVDCDYINSANDSGIYKSVKYLWQNNHNRIGFINNKEGAYTFNQRYKAFLKYMEFFKLPVDERFIWHDAVYVDTQYYIQKVKALRHLSNFPTAWVCVNDNTALAFYNALKEIGIKVPDEISIIGFDNISSIYEPFLTTIDVPQKAMGERAMQQLLYRIKHPDEPFLNIQMNTTLIERSSVKNLNDCKKKD; translated from the coding sequence ATGAGTAAAATAACTCTAAAAACTATAGCTAGCCAATTGAATGTATCAAATAACACTGTTTCTAAAGCGCTGAGAGGAATGCCGGGAGTCAGTGAAGAAATGAGAGAAAAAATCATTCAACTGGCGCAGGAAATGGGATATAAAAAGAATGTTCCCAATGTGGGCAGCAATAACTCTTCTGCCATCAGCATCAGTCTGATATGCAGAAAGTCCTTTTTTGATGAGCCCACCTTCTGGTCCCATGTATTATACGGCATATGGAATTTTTCCGGTCAAAACAACATAAGCATCCGGACTGTTCCTATCGATCCCAGCGATGAAAATGATGCGTTGAATATGTCGGTTATTACCGGCGTACCCAGCCATGGCTATATAGTAATAGGAACAATCCATGATGAATTGCTGAAGAAAATCATATCCACTAAAACTCCAACAGTAGTTGTGGATTACTATAGCAATGATGTGGACTGTGATTATATCAACTCTGCCAATGACAGCGGTATTTACAAGTCTGTAAAATACCTGTGGCAGAATAACCACAACCGCATTGGTTTTATCAACAACAAGGAAGGAGCCTATACCTTCAATCAGCGTTACAAAGCATTCCTTAAATATATGGAGTTTTTTAAATTGCCGGTGGATGAGCGCTTTATCTGGCATGACGCAGTATATGTGGATACGCAGTATTATATCCAAAAAGTTAAAGCACTGCGCCATCTTTCGAACTTCCCCACGGCATGGGTATGCGTAAATGACAACACTGCCCTGGCATTTTACAATGCTCTTAAGGAAATAGGAATTAAAGTGCCCGATGAAATCAGCATAATTGGATTTGATAATATTTCCAGTATTTATGAACCGTTTTTAACCACTATTGATGTACCTCAGAAAGCCATGGGAGAAAGGGCTATGCAGCAGCTTTTGTACCGCATCAAGCATCCCGACGAGCCCTTTTTAAACATTCAAATGAACACAACACTTATAGAAAGAAGCAGCGTAAAAAACCTGAATGATTGCAAAAAAAAAGATTAG
- a CDS encoding ABC transporter substrate-binding protein yields MMIKKAIALLLVFCLSLGLLTACGGSKSKDTTADNSSTTTASDQTTTSNEETSEPTEEDPFPGADLGGVTIKVAGLQNPETADEAKKEMWEERRKYVEEKFNCKIQFDCLEGVEWNDVPNAIITSIASGDPIIDIGDMSRYYISDLMTNDAILDITDTVKAYNLPEAYWKGGCQWAGKIVGFNRNPIFPWSAIVYNRDMIKTAGMEKTPGEMFKEGKWSLNDFYDYLKELKSKLPEGVNTFGIHALNWARGAAYANGVYMMDPDTYVPSYTSDGFYEIVEFFQKLVAEGLAVNATPVTRDDGTTGYDWNPAQAGFDEGKLALAHGDEWNFESYASKFDYGIVPFPWGSNVTIQNNDYTTLSDNYTNYVKDCGVFVVVKGAEKKATPKQYMDLVFSYCQDEAETLLKNREKAAKGEKILPSNAGTPRNFTSDLDIELWDWYISRTKFEPTDTTAQSNVFFRALYEVCATNKNARSAFEAVIGQDTYSLVEAGLVDESLLSPELKQKLDEYAATATPNE; encoded by the coding sequence ATGATGATCAAAAAAGCTATTGCACTGCTGCTGGTTTTCTGTCTGTCCCTCGGTTTACTGACCGCATGCGGCGGCTCAAAATCAAAAGATACTACGGCCGACAATAGCAGCACTACTACTGCTTCTGATCAGACAACAACTTCAAACGAAGAGACGTCTGAGCCGACAGAAGAAGATCCATTTCCGGGTGCCGACCTTGGCGGCGTAACCATCAAGGTAGCAGGGTTGCAGAATCCTGAGACAGCAGATGAAGCCAAGAAAGAAATGTGGGAAGAAAGACGTAAGTATGTCGAGGAAAAGTTCAACTGTAAGATTCAGTTTGACTGCCTGGAAGGTGTAGAATGGAATGACGTTCCAAACGCAATCATAACTTCCATTGCGTCAGGAGATCCAATCATTGATATTGGAGATATGTCAAGGTATTACATAAGCGACTTGATGACTAATGATGCCATTCTCGACATCACCGACACAGTTAAAGCTTACAATTTGCCGGAAGCATACTGGAAAGGTGGTTGCCAGTGGGCAGGCAAAATAGTAGGGTTTAACAGAAATCCTATATTCCCATGGAGTGCTATCGTTTACAACAGGGATATGATCAAGACTGCTGGTATGGAAAAAACTCCGGGAGAAATGTTTAAAGAAGGAAAATGGAGCTTGAACGATTTCTATGATTATCTGAAAGAACTGAAATCCAAGCTTCCTGAAGGCGTAAACACATTTGGTATTCATGCTTTGAACTGGGCTCGTGGAGCAGCTTATGCCAATGGAGTATACATGATGGATCCTGATACATATGTGCCTTCATATACTTCCGACGGTTTTTATGAAATTGTAGAATTCTTCCAGAAGTTAGTAGCAGAAGGACTCGCTGTTAATGCTACACCTGTAACCCGTGATGACGGAACCACCGGATATGACTGGAATCCGGCTCAAGCAGGCTTTGACGAAGGAAAGCTGGCTTTGGCTCATGGTGATGAGTGGAATTTCGAAAGTTACGCATCCAAATTTGATTATGGTATAGTTCCATTCCCATGGGGATCTAACGTTACCATTCAGAATAACGATTATACAACCCTCAGCGATAATTACACCAACTACGTTAAAGACTGTGGTGTGTTCGTAGTTGTCAAAGGGGCAGAGAAGAAAGCAACTCCTAAGCAATATATGGATCTCGTATTCTCATATTGCCAGGATGAGGCAGAAACCCTCCTCAAGAACCGTGAAAAGGCAGCTAAGGGTGAAAAGATTTTACCTAGCAATGCAGGAACACCAAGGAACTTCACATCTGATCTGGATATAGAGCTTTGGGACTGGTACATTTCCAGAACTAAGTTCGAGCCTACAGATACAACTGCACAATCCAATGTATTCTTCAGAGCATTGTATGAGGTTTGTGCAACAAATAAAAATGCAAGATCTGCTTTTGAAGCTGTTATAGGACAGGATACCTATTCTCTTGTTGAAGCTGGTCTTGTAGATGAAAGCCTGCTTAGCCCTGAGCTGAAACAGAAACTGGACGAGTATGCTGCAACCGCCACACCCAATGAATAA
- a CDS encoding extracellular solute-binding protein translates to MVRAIVKFSAKYVSMLLCISLVLFFILCPVHDSVVIAAEEEAYKDYISEHSQASIGKTPVTLKAVQYDKEIDTSVSDGFLLAGSNSTVTYHFNLPEEGLYHIALNYKPVAGGSEIIRKIRINGEYPFEEAEYITLKRYYRDKDQEYKKQKGNQTFPTQIEVEDWVQTLLFASNGYITDPLAFFFEKGENTLTIEALEGDIWLDTISLIPAEPLPSYETYIENCRANGYMEYTGEPIKIQGEDAALKTSPSLYPINDRTSPLTEPYHPSYIVLNAIGGNAWRIPGQTIIWEVDVPEAGLYKLAFKYKQSYTRGTFSTRKLAINGSVPFAEANDLRFNYKTKFSLSYLADRTTGEEYYFYLKEGKNTISMEVSLGVFGELASRVEDSLTNLNKLYQDIIVITSTSPDKYRDYKLTTLIPDLRQRLTTERNNLKGIVEDINNISGSFTSSTSIINMLIVNLNKMIDKPNEIGRYLSSFKTSMSALGDWIVSIQQQPLEIDYFILAPDGYKLPRAEGNFFENLIHKVRAFIGSFTTNFDEQSGRAGDEANKTIEVWVSTGRDQYDILRRMITESFCKDYGINVDLKLVNADAIFPATLSGNGPDINIQVAASTPINFGFRDGAYDLTQFSDFEEVAARFSPAAVDTFRFKDACYALPDQMSFNMMFYRKDILAELGLSVPKTMDEFLSLVPILQKNNMDIYFTTGAQTTLGAAASSGSTKNINPVYLSLLYQKGGKLYQNDGEFADITSSVGIDAFKFWTELYTKHNFVVTTDFATRFRMGEIPIGIVDFTTFNTLSVAAPEIKGDWAMAQIPGTVREDGSVSYETPVTVSGSLIVKNIVEKKGTVDESWEFLKWWTSADTQYTFATEMESVLGLAGRYPVANLEAFQKIAWGKENLEVLNESLKWIRAVPQVPGSYITGRVIENAFYSVVTETSNINPVDAIYKAVDEINAELKSKRKEFHLE, encoded by the coding sequence ATGGTGCGAGCAATTGTGAAATTTTCGGCTAAATATGTCTCTATGCTGTTATGCATAAGCTTGGTATTGTTTTTTATTTTATGTCCTGTGCATGATTCGGTTGTTATTGCAGCAGAGGAAGAAGCATATAAGGACTATATCAGCGAACACAGTCAAGCTTCCATCGGGAAAACCCCGGTGACTTTGAAAGCTGTCCAATATGATAAAGAAATCGATACATCTGTTTCTGACGGTTTTTTACTGGCCGGGAGCAATTCTACCGTCACATACCACTTTAATTTACCTGAAGAAGGGCTTTACCACATTGCCCTGAATTACAAGCCTGTAGCCGGTGGTAGTGAAATTATAAGAAAAATACGCATAAATGGTGAATATCCTTTTGAGGAAGCGGAATATATTACCCTCAAACGATATTATCGTGACAAGGATCAGGAATATAAAAAGCAAAAAGGAAACCAGACTTTCCCCACCCAGATAGAAGTGGAGGACTGGGTTCAGACTCTTTTGTTTGCTTCTAATGGCTATATTACAGATCCCCTTGCATTCTTTTTCGAAAAGGGAGAAAACACGTTAACAATAGAAGCGCTTGAAGGCGACATATGGTTGGATACAATATCTCTGATCCCAGCTGAACCGCTGCCAAGCTATGAAACATACATTGAAAATTGCCGTGCAAACGGATATATGGAATATACCGGAGAACCAATAAAAATACAGGGTGAGGATGCTGCGCTGAAGACAAGCCCGAGCCTTTACCCGATTAATGATCGTACTTCGCCCCTGACAGAGCCATACCATCCGTCCTATATAGTGCTTAATGCTATAGGCGGAAATGCATGGCGAATCCCAGGGCAGACGATTATCTGGGAAGTAGATGTGCCTGAAGCAGGATTGTATAAGCTTGCCTTTAAATATAAGCAGTCGTATACCCGGGGGACATTTTCCACGAGAAAATTGGCAATAAACGGTTCCGTTCCTTTTGCCGAGGCAAATGACCTCCGTTTTAATTATAAGACGAAATTTTCGCTTTCATACCTGGCTGACCGAACAACGGGAGAAGAATATTATTTTTATCTGAAGGAAGGCAAAAACACAATTTCCATGGAGGTTAGCCTTGGAGTATTCGGTGAACTGGCATCGAGAGTTGAAGATTCCCTCACCAACCTTAACAAGCTTTATCAGGATATTATTGTTATCACCAGCACATCTCCGGATAAGTACAGGGATTATAAACTGACTACGCTTATCCCCGACTTGAGGCAGAGGCTGACAACAGAAAGGAACAACCTGAAAGGCATTGTGGAAGACATAAACAACATAAGTGGTTCTTTTACCAGTTCTACTTCCATCATCAACATGCTGATTGTAAACTTAAACAAGATGATAGATAAGCCGAATGAAATCGGCAGATACCTCTCCAGTTTCAAAACCAGCATGTCGGCCCTTGGAGACTGGATAGTTTCCATACAGCAGCAGCCTCTGGAAATAGATTACTTTATACTGGCGCCGGACGGATACAAGCTGCCAAGAGCTGAAGGAAACTTCTTTGAGAATTTGATACATAAAGTGCGTGCTTTTATTGGTTCGTTCACCACAAATTTTGACGAGCAGTCGGGAAGAGCTGGGGACGAAGCCAATAAAACCATCGAGGTTTGGGTTTCAACGGGCAGGGACCAGTATGATATACTGCGCCGGATGATAACCGAATCCTTCTGTAAGGATTATGGCATAAATGTAGACTTAAAACTGGTAAATGCCGATGCGATTTTCCCGGCCACATTGTCAGGAAACGGTCCCGATATAAATATTCAGGTAGCTGCCAGCACTCCGATAAACTTTGGTTTCAGGGACGGAGCTTATGACCTTACTCAATTCAGTGATTTTGAGGAAGTGGCTGCGAGATTTTCACCGGCAGCGGTGGATACATTTAGATTTAAAGATGCGTGCTATGCGCTGCCCGACCAGATGAGCTTCAACATGATGTTTTATAGAAAGGATATTCTGGCAGAGCTGGGCCTTAGTGTGCCGAAGACCATGGATGAGTTCCTCTCCCTTGTGCCTATATTGCAGAAAAACAATATGGACATATATTTTACAACAGGTGCTCAAACCACTCTTGGAGCGGCCGCAAGCTCCGGCAGTACAAAAAATATAAATCCGGTATATCTGTCCCTGTTGTATCAAAAGGGAGGAAAGCTCTATCAGAATGACGGTGAATTTGCGGATATCACCAGCAGTGTTGGAATTGATGCATTTAAATTCTGGACTGAGTTGTATACGAAGCATAATTTTGTTGTAACGACAGACTTTGCTACCCGTTTCAGAATGGGTGAAATTCCTATAGGCATAGTGGACTTTACGACCTTTAACACGTTGTCCGTAGCTGCGCCGGAAATCAAAGGCGACTGGGCTATGGCTCAGATACCCGGAACAGTACGCGAAGATGGTTCTGTTTCATATGAGACACCGGTTACGGTGAGCGGGTCCCTGATTGTAAAGAATATAGTAGAAAAGAAGGGAACTGTTGATGAAAGTTGGGAGTTCCTGAAATGGTGGACATCTGCGGATACTCAATATACTTTTGCAACAGAAATGGAATCGGTTCTTGGCTTGGCCGGAAGATACCCTGTTGCCAATCTTGAGGCTTTCCAAAAGATTGCCTGGGGCAAGGAGAATCTCGAAGTGCTGAATGAAAGCCTGAAATGGATCCGTGCCGTACCTCAAGTTCCTGGAAGCTATATTACCGGACGTGTTATAGAAAACGCATTTTACTCCGTTGTGACCGAGACGAGCAACATAAACCCTGTAGATGCTATTTATAAAGCGGTTGACGAGATCAATGCCGAACTGAAGAGCAAGAGGAAAGAGTTTCATTTAGAATAG
- a CDS encoding carbohydrate ABC transporter permease, translating to MGDKIRANGKYNFRRNKNLYLMMLPFLILFFTFNILPVLSSVVLSFTNFNVLQKPDFVGLDNYRKLFLVDSIFTTAIKNTFVIAVITGPIGYLLSFLMAWLINELPTKIRAILTIVFYAPSISGNVYLIFALIFSGDPYGYLNANLLNWGFIDKAILWLQDTRYMIPIVVLVSLWMSLGFGFLSFIAGLQTIDKAQYEAAAIDGIKNRWQELWYVTLPNMKPQLMFGAVMSITTALGVGDITVALTGFPSTSYAAHTIVNHLNDYGSIRMEMGYASSIAVVLFAIMVISNQLVQKFLKRVGT from the coding sequence ATGGGTGACAAAATACGAGCAAACGGAAAATACAACTTCAGAAGAAATAAAAACTTGTATTTGATGATGCTTCCGTTTCTGATTTTGTTTTTTACATTTAATATTTTACCGGTGCTTAGTTCCGTTGTGCTCAGTTTTACCAATTTTAATGTGCTTCAAAAGCCTGATTTCGTGGGCCTTGACAACTATAGAAAGCTGTTTTTGGTTGACAGTATTTTTACCACGGCAATCAAGAATACCTTTGTTATTGCTGTAATTACCGGTCCCATAGGTTACCTGCTGTCTTTTCTGATGGCGTGGCTTATAAATGAGCTTCCCACAAAAATCAGGGCCATACTTACAATTGTGTTTTATGCTCCCAGTATTTCGGGAAACGTATATTTGATATTTGCTTTAATCTTTTCAGGAGACCCCTATGGGTACTTAAATGCCAACCTGCTGAACTGGGGTTTTATTGACAAGGCGATTTTGTGGTTGCAGGACACCCGGTACATGATACCGATTGTCGTACTGGTTTCACTATGGATGAGCCTTGGGTTTGGTTTTCTATCTTTTATTGCAGGATTGCAAACTATTGACAAAGCTCAATATGAAGCCGCAGCTATCGATGGGATCAAGAATCGCTGGCAGGAGCTCTGGTATGTCACTTTGCCCAACATGAAACCACAGTTGATGTTTGGTGCGGTTATGTCCATCACCACCGCCCTTGGAGTCGGGGATATAACCGTTGCCCTGACAGGATTCCCCAGCACCAGTTACGCTGCACATACGATTGTGAACCACCTCAATGACTATGGAAGCATCCGTATGGAAATGGGTTACGCTTCATCCATTGCAGTTGTGCTGTTCGCTATAATGGTGATTTCTAACCAGCTTGTGCAAAAGTTTTTGAAGAGGGTGGGAACTTAA
- a CDS encoding carbohydrate ABC transporter permease: MAITKLNQPSIGIQRQKIKVKRRPQNAFIRFFTDKKSTRSVGGNIVLVISLALLAFLFLFPVIFMFSNAFKPLNELLKFPPDLIVKNPTLDNFFDLGAIYSNSLVPLSRYIFNTIFIVFVGTAGQILFSSMAAYPLAKYEFFGSEFISKLIVLALMFSTAVTAVPNYIIISKLGLIDTYWAIILPACSSTLGLYLMKNFMEQIPSSLIESASLDGANEFITLWVVIMPSVKPAWITLFIISFQSMWGVTGGTYIYSEELKTLSYALGQIASSGIARQGVMAAVSIIMFLIPTVIFIFMQSNVMQTMTTSGMKD; encoded by the coding sequence ATGGCTATTACGAAATTAAATCAACCGTCTATCGGTATACAGAGGCAGAAAATCAAGGTAAAGCGTAGACCCCAAAATGCTTTTATCAGATTTTTCACCGATAAAAAGAGTACTCGTTCTGTCGGCGGAAATATAGTGCTCGTTATTTCCCTTGCTTTGCTGGCATTTCTGTTCCTGTTTCCTGTAATTTTTATGTTCAGCAATGCCTTTAAGCCACTTAATGAGCTTTTGAAATTTCCACCGGATCTTATAGTAAAAAATCCGACATTGGATAACTTTTTTGATCTGGGAGCGATATATTCCAATTCCCTTGTGCCGCTTTCCAGATATATATTTAACACTATTTTCATTGTTTTTGTCGGGACAGCCGGGCAAATATTATTTTCCTCCATGGCAGCCTACCCTCTGGCAAAATATGAGTTCTTTGGCAGTGAATTTATTTCGAAGCTTATCGTCTTGGCCCTCATGTTTTCCACTGCGGTTACTGCCGTACCCAATTACATAATAATTTCAAAATTGGGCTTGATCGACACATACTGGGCGATTATTTTGCCTGCTTGCTCATCAACATTGGGATTATACCTTATGAAGAACTTTATGGAACAGATACCGTCATCCCTCATCGAGTCTGCCAGCCTTGACGGTGCCAATGAGTTTATTACACTCTGGGTGGTGATCATGCCATCGGTGAAGCCTGCGTGGATCACACTGTTTATAATATCTTTCCAATCCATGTGGGGTGTGACAGGAGGGACATATATTTATAGTGAAGAGTTAAAAACTTTGAGCTATGCCCTGGGTCAGATTGCAAGCTCTGGTATTGCCAGACAAGGCGTTATGGCAGCAGTTTCCATCATAATGTTCTTAATTCCCACTGTAATATTCATTTTTATGCAAAGTAATGTCATGCAGACCATGACTACATCTGGAATGAAGGATTAG